Part of the uncultured Desulfobacter sp. genome, CAGCAGCACCAGGGAAAAATATTAGTTGAAAGTGAACCCGACAAGGGAAGCGTATTCCACATCTGCTTTCCCCTTGAGGAAAAAGATATAGATGAATAAATCCGAAGACCAAATTAATGTGCTTGTGGTGGATGATGAAAAACACATCCGCAGACTTCTGGAAAAGGAATTGTCTTCGCCCCGGCGCAACATCACCACGGCCGGCAATGTCCTGGCCGCCCTCAGCGCCGTCCAAAAGGAGCGATTTGACGTCATTATCCTGGACATCATGCTGCCGGATGGTAACGGCATTGAATTGATGGCCCGGTTCCAGGAAGAGATCCTGGCGGTCCAGATCATTTTGATCACCGGTTACGCCGATGTGGATGATGCGGTGCTCTCCATGAAGGCCGGGGCGTGCGATTATATTACCAAGCCCTTTGACCTGGACCGGCTGGAACAGGTCGTTGAAACGGCATTTCAAAGGGGCCTGGGATATAAAAGAGAGCTGCTCCGGCACCAGGGGTCCCTGACCACGAACGCCGGTTACGAAGATCACATGATCGGGCATTCCAAGGCCATGGAAGAGATTCGTTTTCTGATCCGCAAGGCGGCCCCCACAAATGTTCCAATTCTGATCACGGGGGAGAGCGGCACCGGAAAGAATGTGATTGCACGACAACTTCACGCCCAGAGCCAAAGAAGCCATATTCCCATGCTCACCAAAAACTGCGCGACCCTCCAGGAAGAGTTAATGAGAAGCGAACTTTTCGGCTATTGCAAAGGCGCTTTTACCGGGGCGGAAGCCTCCAGGGAAGGTCTGCTGAGCATGGCCGATGAAGGCACCCTTTTCCTGGACGAAATCGGGGATCTTTCCGTGGGCGTCCAGGCCTCCCTGTTAAGGGTGATGGAAAACCAGACCTTTCGCCCAGTGGGAGATAAAAATGAAACCCGGGTGAATATCCGGTTTATCTTTGCCACCAACCGGGAACTTAAAAAAGCGGTTGCCGAAGGGGAATTCAACCAGGCACTGTTCCACCGGCTTAACGTATTTACCATCAACACATTGCCCCTGCGCAAACGAAAGGAAGAGATTCCCGTGCTGGTGGAGCATTTTATCGGAAAACTGAAACCGAACTGCAAAATCTCAAAAAACGCCATGACCCTGCTCATGGGCTATGACTGGCCGGGCAATGTCAGGGAGCTGCACAATGTCATTGAGCGGGGAATTATTCTTTCGGACAACATGGTGATCACCGAGCGCTGCCTGCCCCTGGAGCTTCTGGACACCTCAAGCCGGGACGATGATGAAGATGCGCCGTTGTTTGCCTCTTTAAAAGAGGTTGAAAAAAAACATATCCTGGCGGTGATGAACCATGTGGGCAACAACCGTTCCAAAGCGGCGGAACTCTTAGGAATCAGTAGAAAAACCTTATATCGGAAATTAGCGGACATCCCCGAATACGCACAAATTGATGCCTGAACGCTAAAAATATAAGACCCTTTTTTCCTTTCCTTCAAAAAAACAACCCGGCCACTATCAATTCAATGATAATGGCCGGGGCATTGTCAATTTAAAACATCAACAATGGTGCATTCTAAGCTAGGATATAAGCGTCTCTATGGATTAGAGTGCGTTGGTATAAATCTGAATTACGTCGTCCAGGGTCGGACGTCTTGGGTTGGTAGCACCGCAAGCATCTTTCTGGGCGTTTTCAGCCATGATCTTCAGATCTTCTTTCTTAACACCAAGCTGGGTCAGGTCAGAGGGGATTCCAACATCCGCAGACAGGGTCTGGATAGCTGTCAATGCGCGTTCAGCCGCTTCTCTGGCAGAAAGACCTTCGATATTTTCCCCAAGGGCTACAGCAATATCTGCATAGCGGTCAAGCTTGGAAATCAAGTTGAAGCGGGAAACATGGGGAAGCAGGATGGCGTTGCAAACACCATGGGGAAGATCGTAAAATCCACCCAACTGGTGAGCCATTGCATGAACATGACCAAGGCTTGCATTGTTGAATGCCATACCTGCAAGGTATTCAGCATATGCCATTTTATCTCTGGCTACAATATCTTCACCATTTGCAACAGCAGGTCTCAGGTATTCGGCGATCAGTTCGATGGATTTGATGGCGCAAGCGTCGGTGATGGGCGTTGCGATGGTAGAAACATATGCTTCTACCGAGTGAGTCAATGCGTCCATACCGGTTGCAGCTGTCAGGAAGGTGGGCATACCCATCATGAGCAGCGGGTCATTGATAGCGATGGCAGGTGTTACACGCCAGTCAACGATGGCCATTTTTACTTTTCTGCTGGTGTCTGTGATGATGCAGAAACGGGTCATTTCGCTGGCAGTACCTGCAGTGGTGTTGATGGCGATGAAAGGAGGCATTGCTTTAGTAGACTTATCAACGCCTTCGTAGTCGTGGATGGTTCCGCCGTTGGTAGCTACAAGGCCGATACCTTTACCGCAGTCATGGGAGCTGCCGCCACCCAGGGTGATGATCATATCGCAACCACTTTTCTGATAAAGCGCCAGACCTTCTTCAACGTTCTTATCGGTGGGATTGGGCACTGTATCATCGTAGACTACAGCTTCTGCTCCCATATCGGCTTTGAGCAAATCGCAGATCTGAGCGGTGATGCCTGCTGCGGTAATACCCTTATCAGCAACGATGAAAGGTTTGCTTACCCCAAGGCTTTTCATCTGAGCGCTAATTTGTTTGTGGGCACCAACACCCATGAGGGTAACTGTGGGAATGTAAAATCCGAAAACTGCTTCTCCGTGTGACATTTGAATCTCCTTTATTAGGTTTGTTTCAAAAAAGTTCATGTTAAAATGCACAATCTCAACAACAACTGCCATGGTTATAGAGCAATTTAGAGACCACAAAGGCAGACCCAAATCAATAAAATTTATATCTTTGCCATAACCCCTTTTATTTCAAACCATTAATTTTTTAATTTTTTTTATTTTGCAGCAGGTTCTTATGTTTCAGAGCGTAAAATTATTTAAAAAAGTGTAGCAGGTTGACCCGGCCACCACACCCCATGGGTCAAAAGGAAACATGCCTTTGTTATTGATGGCACACCTATTGCCTGAATCCATAAATGATCAATAAAATGGCCCATAGAACACTGTCATGGCTGGTTTTAATGGACGCCAAATCCAAGTACGCGATCTGTTTTTGAAAATCAGGGTCAATAATCATCATGGCGGCTCCCTAATTGTCAGATAAATAGTTGTCAACTACCATCCTCATCGTAAATATCCATGCCGGGATAATGTTTTTCCGCGCATTCATTGCAGATACTGTGGCTGAACTGTGCTTCCGAATGATTGTCTATATACGCCTCGATCTGGTTCCAATACCCGGTATCATCACGAATTTTTTTGCAGTACATGCATATGGGCAAAAGCCCGCTTAATTTTTTAACCTGGGATAAGGCTTCTTTGAGG contains:
- a CDS encoding iron-containing alcohol dehydrogenase, with protein sequence MSHGEAVFGFYIPTVTLMGVGAHKQISAQMKSLGVSKPFIVADKGITAAGITAQICDLLKADMGAEAVVYDDTVPNPTDKNVEEGLALYQKSGCDMIITLGGGSSHDCGKGIGLVATNGGTIHDYEGVDKSTKAMPPFIAINTTAGTASEMTRFCIITDTSRKVKMAIVDWRVTPAIAINDPLLMMGMPTFLTAATGMDALTHSVEAYVSTIATPITDACAIKSIELIAEYLRPAVANGEDIVARDKMAYAEYLAGMAFNNASLGHVHAMAHQLGGFYDLPHGVCNAILLPHVSRFNLISKLDRYADIAVALGENIEGLSAREAAERALTAIQTLSADVGIPSDLTQLGVKKEDLKIMAENAQKDACGATNPRRPTLDDVIQIYTNAL
- a CDS encoding sigma-54 dependent transcriptional regulator yields the protein MNKSEDQINVLVVDDEKHIRRLLEKELSSPRRNITTAGNVLAALSAVQKERFDVIILDIMLPDGNGIELMARFQEEILAVQIILITGYADVDDAVLSMKAGACDYITKPFDLDRLEQVVETAFQRGLGYKRELLRHQGSLTTNAGYEDHMIGHSKAMEEIRFLIRKAAPTNVPILITGESGTGKNVIARQLHAQSQRSHIPMLTKNCATLQEELMRSELFGYCKGAFTGAEASREGLLSMADEGTLFLDEIGDLSVGVQASLLRVMENQTFRPVGDKNETRVNIRFIFATNRELKKAVAEGEFNQALFHRLNVFTINTLPLRKRKEEIPVLVEHFIGKLKPNCKISKNAMTLLMGYDWPGNVRELHNVIERGIILSDNMVITERCLPLELLDTSSRDDDEDAPLFASLKEVEKKHILAVMNHVGNNRSKAAELLGISRKTLYRKLADIPEYAQIDA